The nucleotide window AGAAAGtatgacaattttcaaaaagcattaCCTTAGGTATGTATTTCCAAAGATACTGCACAACTATTTCCGTCTTCCATTTAGGCTCACTGATCGTCTACATCAGTTCTCATGGAATAACAAGATAACTTCTATAAAATATGACTTAACATGGCAATATTGGAAACATTGACTGAtaaaaacataagtaaaatgTATCAACGGTGGAGGGAAAGTGCAGAGAGACAGGATTCGGGAGTCACCTTAAAAAAATGGGGGATATTATCTTTGTTGTAAGCCAATTCATCCAAAATTATGTCCACCAAAGGTGTTCTGCACAAAATGCACCAATAAACATGATTGCATACTTCAATCAGAAAACATGCATTTAAGGAAACAAGAAAATTAAACTGAAGAAACAAACTACCTTGAACCATCTGATCTTGAAGTATTGCCTTCGATATCTGCTTTCTTCTTAGACACATCAAGGGCCAAAATCTAAAATCACCCACAATGTAAGTAGACAAGAGTTGATTGAAGTTTGcttaaatataacaacaacaaaaattatttcCGAACTTACCATCACCAAAAATTTATCTATAGAGACACGCGTGTTCTTTAATACTTCAGCTAAAGCAAGAAATAATGCAGTATtgcttttatgaaaattatcattttcaaaAGGTTGGCATAGTAGACAGATAACTTCGATGCAATTTTTCATCAAgcttttgtagtttattttcCGAGAACCCTGTAGAAACTATATCAGATATATATTTCTGAAAtacaaaaggaacaaaaattCAGGCAGAGGAATCAAGGTGCATAAGATCTCAACAACTCAACATGTCGAAAGAAGAGTATTAGCAGATCATGGCTTATTGTCGATTGGTTGGTCACACAATCTTATGGTGAACTGATTACCAGTAACATGTTGAGCCAAGACTTCCGCTGCAAGCTCCAGTTCATGGTGGCTGCAACATAACAGTTACTTCGAACTTACTAGTTTAAGGAAtggcaacaacaaaaatttcattcaacttCATACACACCATTACGAGGTAGGAAATCGCCTTCAAGCACAATGACGAGATATTGAAAGAGTAACAAGCTCTGCAAAAGCTGcaacaaaattacaaagaaatcaaGCATATTTTGTTGCAAACTGCAGAAACAAGCCCCCCACAAAACTTCAGAAAAAATGTACAAAAATGGTTGGTTGGTGGACTAACCTTCATGCCTTTCTCTTGAAAGTTGGAATCAGTTAAAATTTCAGCGAGCTCTTGAATCAGGAGATGAAAGCTCTAAGGTAAGTGGAAAACATAAAGAGTGGAAATAAGTTAAGAAAACAATATCAAATTgcaatttgaaagaaaaacggTTAAGAGAACCGTGCAgaaactaaatattttaaacaacgGCATTACTGAGAACTAGCATGAATAGAACATGTGAAACAATGGCATATGCAATTTGCGGTATCACTAGAGGGGTCGAGAGGTCCATTAAATGTAACTAAAACAtctgatattttgaaaaaaaaataatcggAATTTTACAAGCAAGGAAACAAGTTCTTTGTCATAAAACTAATGAAAGATATGTTGTTCAATAAAACCAATTAACTAAGTTAAGGACAGGTAAAAAGTGAACGTGACCACAAATAGAGAAACTAACTCACAGAGGGGTCGAGAGATCCACCAGACTGTTTTTCACTTGCTCCACTAACAACAGCGGCATTATCTAAACCAAGAATAAGAGGAGACCATGCCTAGgagaaaatattttacatttcaTAACAAGTACGCTCGAGGGAAGAGCAATAAAACAACATATTGAGATTATTTGTAGTCATTCATACCTCTTCAGCCACAACCAATTTCGGTGGAGCGTTAGACGATGATAGGGAATCATCCTCATCTGATAAATACGCTCGAGGGAAGTGCTAaacccaaaaagaaaaagaaaatacacaTTTGAATAACGCTTTAGTTAAATTTAAGACGCGTGATTATAAAGGGGAAAGGAAAACCTTGGACATCACATACCTTTTCCAAATCAACCAGAAGCTTATGACATGCCATTATCAACTGTAATGACTTCACAGTCCTCAGCATATGGAAGACTACCCCACATATTTTTCTacacaatttaaaatatattcatatacTCAATGTAGAACACAAAAGTGAtaacaaaattcaatatttttgataaatacAACTTGCTTATAGAGGAGAATTAACctatatattcaaaaaaataaaattttctctcaaaaagTATAAGCATGTGTGTAATCTTTGAACCTCTAGACAGACTGACACAAACACCAAACATGACactaaataataacaataagttgacaaaaataaataagaaatagaTTGATTAAAAGTAACCACATATGTTTGTGATAACCTTCAATCTAAAGTATCAGTGCTACATAGTGTGTGAAAGAAACTTACAAAGATGGTGGTTTTCCACCTTCAAGCCCAATCGAAGAAGCACGAACAGCATCCAAGAAAGCAAGCCCTACATATATGAATtcacatataaataaaagaattaaatagCCTAAACCCTAAACAAATTCCCCACTAGGAATGAAATGCATACGATCATCAATGTCATCTTGAGTAGCATCCTTAGCAGCATCACAGGCATCAAACATGGTGAGAAGCATCTTATCTTCAAAGCTTGCTCTGTTAGGGTTCACCATTTTCGTAACGAAAGATAAAAAAGGTTGGTCCTAACAAATGACaagttattttttcttgggTTAATTTTCCTTATAGATAACAGATTATAGCACATCTACATACTAATACATGGATCAGATCAAGAATATAGTGATTAGTGTGTACCTTTAGATTCTACGAGAATTGACAGAGATGAATACGTTCCAGCACACCATGAAAGAATCTTGTGCCTTTAAATGACAGTGTGTTGAATAATTCAATCCTGAACTAATGGGATTgaatatcatttcatttttttttttggtagtgcaATATCATTTCATTTCGTCTAATATTACAAGTGCTATGATtagaattattaatttaatttttaattcacCCACTTAGATAACCTTAATCAATTACTAAAATATCAACTATTTATTAGAGCACTTGTTATTATAATAGCATAAGATGTTAATTATGAGGATTTATTAAGTGATAGGAGATCTACTTCATTGTAATTTCTTGTGTGGAAACCTTGTTGTATGAAGAGTAAGAAGTAAAGTGTGGCTGCTCGATCAAGCGCTGAAGTAGAATTCATAGCTATGACATTAATAATTTGTGAACTAATGTCGATGAAACATGTCATAGAAAATTTAAAGATACAATGTAAAGGCGCAATGAAGTTGTTTTGTGACAATAAATCGACCATTAGTATTGcgcataatcatcttaaacatgaTAAGACAAACACAATGGGATTGACCGACATTACATCAAAGATTCACATCAAAGATTC belongs to Medicago truncatula cultivar Jemalong A17 chromosome 6, MtrunA17r5.0-ANR, whole genome shotgun sequence and includes:
- the LOC25496257 gene encoding negative regulator of systemic acquired resistance SNI1; amino-acid sequence: MVNPNRASFEDKMLLTMFDACDAAKDATQDDIDDRLAFLDAVRASSIGLEGGKPPSLKICGVVFHMLRTVKSLQLIMACHKLLVDLEKHFPRAYLSDEDDSLSSSNAPPKLVVAEEAWSPLILGLDNAAVVSGASEKQSGGSLDPSSFHLLIQELAEILTDSNFQEKGMKLLQSLLLFQYLVIVLEGDFLPRNATMNWSLQRKSWLNMLLGSRKINYKSLMKNCIEVICLLCQPFENDNFHKSNTALFLALAEVLKNTRVSIDKFLVMILALDVSKKKADIEGNTSRSDGSRTPLVDIILDELAYNKDNIPHFFKTISEPKWKTEIVVQYLWKYIPKPAARTRRSSGVTEDTTFDGALKCFSNKTRTKSIIKKIGADVVQLLLAHGFQAQLSILSNSALVDLCREFISTFESLRSTDGNMEILSIGKEALFTAACVISMKS